The stretch of DNA GTGGGATCGGCATGCCATACAAATTACCGTGCCCCCGCTAGCTGTCGGTCCGCTAAATTGCCGCCAACCTGCCCTCCGACAGCCGTAGCCGACGCCGGATGCCGATATCGGCGAGGAACCGCTCGTCGTGGCTGACCACGACAAACGCGCCCTGGTATGCGTTGAGCGCGGCCTCGAGTTGATCGACGCTGACCAAGTCCAGGTTGTTGGTCGGCTCGTCGAGCAGCAACAACTGCGGCGCGGGTTCGGCGTGCAACACGCAGACCAACGTGGCGCGCAGCCGCTCACCGCCGGACAGAGCCGCCACCGGAAGGTGAATTCGATTGCTGCTGAACAGGAATTGGGCCAGCAGATGCATGCGACGGGTGTGGGTCAGGCTGGGCGCGTACACGGCCAGGCTCTCTGCGACGGTGCGGTCGGGATCGAGCAGATCCAGCCGTTGCGAAAGGTACGCGATACGGCCTTCGGCGCGCTGCAGCGTGCCCGCATCCGGCTGCAGGTCGCCGCTCATGACGCGCATCAGCGTCGACTTGCCCGCGCCGTTGGGACCGCTGAGCGCGATCCGTTCGGGACCGCGGATGTTCAGGTCGATGCCGTTGTCGGCGAACAGCTTTCGACCACCGCGGCAGACCTGAAGACCCTCCGCCCGAAACACGGTGCGCCCGGACGGCACGCTGGTGTCCGGCAGTTCGAGCACGATGATCGCGTCGTCGCGAAGGGCCCGTTCGGCGTCGTCGAGCTGAGATTGCGCCTCGGTGACTCGTTTGGCGTGCACGTCATCGGATTTGCCCGCCGACTCCTGGGCGTCGCGCTTCAACTTGCCTGCGACGATCTTCGGCAGCCCGGCGTTCTTCAGGTTGCGCGCCGCGGTGCTCGACCGTCGGGCCGCCCGCTCGCGGGCCTCCTGCCGCTCGCGCTTTTCGCGCTTGAGAAGCTGCTCGGCGTTGCGCAGGTTCGCCTCGGCGACCTGCTGCGCTTCGGCCACCGCGTGTTGATAAGACGTGAAATTGCCTCCGTAGAACAGCATTTCGCCGCGATACAGTTCGGCAATGCGGTCCATTCGGTCGAGAAGTACACGGTCGTGACTGACCAGCAGCAGGCACCCCGGAAAGTCATCCAGCGCGTCGTAAAGCCGATGCCGCGCGTCGACATCCAGGTTGTTGGTCGGCTCGTCGAGCAACAACACCTCTGGTCGCTTGAGCAGCTGTGCGGCCAAGCCGAGGGACACCACTTCACCGCCGGACAACGACCCAAGTCGTCGATGAAAACCGATGTGGCCCAACCCAAGACGGTCGAGCTGGGCGCGGGTGCGCTCTTCGATGTCCCAATCGTCGCCGATGGCCGCGAAGACGTCCTCGTCGGCGTTACCGGCCTCCAACGCCGCGAGGGCATCCAGCACACCGGCGACGCCCAGCACATCGGCCACGCTTCGATCCGCGACGAACGGCAGCGTCTGCGGCAGGTACCCGAGAATGCCAGCCACGGTGATCGTGCCTGCGGTAGGCGGGTATTCGCCGGCAATTAACTTGAGCAGCGTGCTCTTACCCGCGCCGTTGGGTGCAACGAGCCCGGTGCGGCCGTCGCCGACCGTGAACGACAAGTCGGTGAACAGCGGCGTGTCATCGGGCCAGGAAAAAGACAGATTCGAACAAGTAATAGACATGCGAGAGAGCTCTCGTGAATAGACGACGGGGGAACGAAGTCCGGGTCTCACCGCATGTGTCCCAGGGTAGGCACCCCGTCAAGCGGTTAAGTATCTCCGCAGCATGTCGGTCGCGGCGGTGATCGCGGCCACCTCGACGCGCTCGTCGGCGCGATGCGCGAGGTTGGGGTCGCCGGGTCCGTAGTTGACCGCCGGAATGCCAAGTGCTGCAAAGCGAGCGACGTCGGTCCAGCCGTACTTGGCGCGCACTTGTCCGCCTGCCGCGTCGACGAGCGCGGCGGCCGCGGGCTTGGTCAGCCCGGGCAGCGCGCCGGCGGCGGAGTCGGTCAATTCGATTTCCACGTCGAGCCCGTCAAGCACCCCGTGAACGTGCTGCAACGCCTGCTCGACGCTGCGGTCGGGGGCGAAGCGAAAATTCACGGTCACCGACGCCGCGTCGGGAATGACGTTACCTGCGATGCCGCCGTCGATGCGCACCGCCGATAACCCCTCGCGGTAGGTGCAGCCGTCGATGTCGACGCTGCGCGCTTGATACGTCTTCAGCCGGGCCAGCACGTCGCCGAGTTTGTGAATTGCATTGTCGCCCAACCAGGATCGCGCGGAGTGCGCCCGGGTTCCTGCGGCGCTGACGACGACGCGCAGCGTGCCCTGACAACCCGCCTCGATGAACCCGCCCGACGGCTCGCCGAGGATGGCGACGTCGGCCTGCAGCCAGCCCGGCAGCTCGCGCTCGATGCGGCCAAGACCGTTGGCGGCCGATTCGATCTCTTCGCAGTCATACATCACCAGCGTGATGTCGTGGGCGAGGTCTTCGACGGTCGCGGCCAGGTGAAGGAACACTGCGTCGCCTGACTTCATGTCCGAGGTGCCGCAGCCGTGCAGTTCACCGCCGCCGAATCTGCTGGGCAGGTTGTCGGCGGCAGGAACGGTGTCGGTGTGGCCTGCGAGCAGCACCCGCGAGGGCAGGCCGCGGCTGGTGCGGGCCAGCACGGCGTCGCCATTGCGGATGACCTCGAAGTCGCTGGCCTGCTCGCGCAGCGCGGCCTCGATCTCGTCGGCGATGCGCTGCTCCTGCCGCGATTCGCTGGGGATGTCCACCAGCGCCGCGGTCAGCGCGACGGGGTCGCCCCGTAAGTCCAGGCCCACAACGTTCGAGGTTAGTCGAGTAGCCTTTGGCGACGTGACATCTGCAGCAGGCGTCGGCCTGGCGACCATCGCCGCCGACGGTTCCGTCCTCGACACCTGGTTTCCTTCGCCCGAACTCGGCGCCGACGGCCCGGCGGGCACCGTGCGCCTGTCGGTCGCCGAGGTGCCGCCGGAGCTTGCGGAGCTGGCCGGCCCCGACGAGGACCGTGGTGTCGAGACAGTGGTGGTGCGCACGACGATCGCGTCGCTGGACGACAAGGCCACCGATGCCTACGACGCCTATCTGCGGTTGCACCTGCTTTCGCACCGGCTGGTCGCCCCCCACGGGCTGAACGCCGATGGATTTTTCGGCGTGCTGACCAACGTCGTGTGGACCAACTACGGCCCCTGTGCGGTCGAGGGCTTCGAGGTGGTGCGGGCCCGGCTACGCCGCCGCGGTCGGGTGACCGTCTACGGCATCGACAAGTTCCCGCGGATGGTCGACTACGTGGTGCCCTCCGGCGTAAGGATCGCCGACGCCGACAGGGTCCGGCTGGGTGCGCACCTGGCGCCGGGCACGACGGTCATGCACGAGGGCTTCGTCAACTTCAATGCCGGCACGCTGGGCAGCTCGATGGTCGAGGGCCGCATCTCGGCGGGCGTGGTGGTCGGCGACGGCTCGGACGTCGGCGGCGGCGCGTCGATCATGGGCACGCTGTCAGGCGGCGGCACCGAGGTGAACTCGATCGGCGAGCGTTGTCTGCTCGGCGCCAACGCCGGGCTCGGCATATCGCTTGGCGACGACTGCGTCGTCGAGGCCGGCCTGTACGTCACCGCCGGGACCAAGGTGGTCACCGCCGACGGCGAGACCGTCAAGGCCCTCGAGCTGTCCGGCGCCAGCAACCTGCTGTTCCGGCGCAACTCGCTGTCCGGTGCGGTCGAGGTCGTCAAGCGCGACGGCACCGGCATCACGCTGAACGAAGCCCTGCACCAGAACTAACTACCGCGAGCGTGCGTGTCTGCGCCCCGACACGCCGCAATTTGCGTGCATTTTGCGCACGCTCGTCACGCACCGAACGTGCGATGACGGGCGTAAGTTTCGATCATGAACCAGCCGACCGTCGCACTGTTTCCCGAACCCGGCGCGTGGGGGCCGACCAACAACCTCGTTGCCCTCGGGAATCACCTGCAGGAGCGGGGTATCCGCACGGTCTTCGTCGTCGAAGAATCATTCGAAGGTGAGCTCGCTGCACGTGGCTTCGAAGAGCGGCTGATGCGGATGGCTGCGCCGCCCGGTGGCGAAGAGGCCGTCGGCGGAGGCTGGGCCGAGTTCGTCCGCGAGACCTCACCGCAGTTTCGCAGGCCGACCATCGAACAGCTGGAGACGGTGACCGCGCCCATCTGGGCCGAATTCGTCGACGGCGCCGAGTATTCGCACGACAGGCTCACCGAAATCTGGAACGAACTGCAGCCCGACGCCATCGTGCACGACTGCGTCGCCAGCTTCCCGTCCGTGTCGCTGGCCGGCTGTCCGTGGATTCGTGTGGTGTCGGCCAATCCGCTCGAGGTCACCGACCCCGACATCCCGCCGGTGTTCTCCGGTTACCCGACACGCGACCGACGCGGGTGGGACGAGTTCTGGGTGGAGTATCGAAGGTTGACGGATCCGCTTGTCGAGCGGGCGTCGGCGTTTCACCAGCAGTGCGGCGCGCCGCCGTTGCCGGACGGCGAACAGTACGAGTCACCGTATCTCAACCTCTACATGTATCCGGCCGAGCTCGACTACCAGCGGTCACGCCCACTCGGTTCGACGTGGCATCGCATCGACACTGCGACCCGCAACTCCGATGGTGCCTTCGATGTCGCCGAGAAGGTCGGCAGCGACGGCAAGCTGGTGTACCTGTCGCTTGGCAGCCTCGGCTGCATGGACGTGCCGTTGATGCAGCGGGCGATCGACTCGCTTGATCGGACCCCGCACCGGGTGATCGTCTCGATGGGTCCGCTGCATGATCAGCTCACACTCGGCGACCGGATGTGGGGTGAGCAGTTCGTTCCGCAGACCGCGATCGTGCCGCAGTGCGACGTGATGATCACGCACGGCGGCAACAACACGGTGGGAGAAGCGTTCACGTTCGGGGTTCCGACGATCGTGTTGCCGCTGTTCTGGGATCAGTACGACAACGCGCAGCGGATCGACGAATGTGGTTACGGTGTACGGCTTTCCACCTACGAGTTCACCGATGACGAACTGCACGGTACTATCGACCGACTCGGCAACGATCAGCAGTTGGCCAAACGCCTCGCCGCCGCGTCCAAGCGATTGCAGGTCTCGCCCGGACGTGTGCTGGCCGCAGATCTGATCGAGAAGGTCGTCCGCAATTAACCACGGTGCAGGCCCACCCATTCCGCCAGTCCTGCCGCAGTGGTGATGTGGTCCAGCGCCAGCGCGACGGCACCGTGTAGCGGGCCGTCCTCGCCGTGCTTGGCGTCGCGCACCGGCGGCGGAGAGCTCTTACGGAAAGCCATCAGACCGCCGCGGTATGCATCGTCGAAGGCGTCCGGCGCTGCGGCGCGCAGTATGGCCGCAACACCACCCAGGGTGACGACCTCAGGATCATGCACATTGACGAAAGCCGCGATACCCCCGCCCAGTGACGCTGCCACAGCCTCAAAAGCCTTCTGGGTCTTCTTGTCTCGAGTTGGCCGGCCGATCAATTCGTGAACGTATGCGACCGCATCGTCGGGTGGCGGGTCGCCGAGGTATCTGGCAAGGGCACGTCCGTCGACAGTGAGATCCCAGCAGCCTCGCGCACCACACGGACAGACCAGCTTGGGGTCGCCGAACGGGACGTGGCCGTATTCACCCGCTGCACCGTGCAAGCCGACGAGCGGCTCGCCATTGACCACCAGCGTGCCGCCGATGCCTTCGGCGACCATCAGATACAGCGCGGTGGCGGCCGAACGGGCTGCGCCGGTGCGTACTTCGGCCAATCCCGCCAGCGTCGCGTCGTTACCCAATAGCAGTTCGATACCGGCGCGCGCGGGGACCTTCTTGGTCAGCACGGAAAGGTCGACGTCATTCCATCCCCGCGGGGTGAACTGTCCGAGCTTGGCTCCGCTGATGGGCCCTGCGGCCGAAACCGCTATTGCCCTCAGCCGCTTTGACTTTCGCCGGTAGATCGCCGCGATCTCGGTTGCGATAGGCGCGAGCACGGCGTCGAAATCCCCGCCCACATAACCGGCCTGCCCGACGACCTGCGGCACACCGTCCAGACCCGCAACGGCCAGCCGCCAATCCGCGGCGCGCAAGTCGACCGCGAGCACGACCGGCCCCTCGACGTGCGGGCCCATCACCGTGGTCGGTCTGCCGCGGCCCCGCGCAGGCGCCGGGCTTTCGTCGAGCAGTCGCGCTTGGCGCATCCGTGCGAGCAGCTCGGTGGCCCCGCCGCTGCCGATGCCGAGGCGCTGCGCCGCGGCCGCTCGGGTGATGCCCGGCTCGGATCGCACCACGCCGATCAGTTGAGCGGCGCTCAACCAGCGCGCATGTGCGGCTTGCCGCTGCTCCTGTGCCATCGCCGGTAGTATTCCACTTGAATATACTCGACTGCCGAGTATATTCGGCGCCATGACGCTAACCGCCGAGCGCGTTCCGACGGAGGGCCTTCGCGAAAGCCTGCCGGGACTGCTGTCCCTCGCGTTGGCGTCGTTCCTCGCAGTGACGACCGAGGTGTCGATGGTGGGGCTGCTACCGGACGTCGGCGCCAATTTCAGGGTGTCCGATTCCGTCACCGGCCTGCTGGTGAGCCTGTACGCGGTCATGGTCGCAGCGCTTGCAGTGCCACTGACGTTGGCGACGGCCCGCTTCGGCCGCAAGCCGCTGCTGCTGACGACACTGCTGGGTTATGCGCTGAGCAACGCGCTCGTCGCCGCGGCACCGGTGTTCATCGTGGTCGCAATCGGGCGGGCGATCGGGGGTACAACCCACGCGCTGTTCTTCTCGTTGATGATCGGCTATGCGCCCCGACTGGTGTCGCGCGCGCAAGTCGGCCGGGCGCTCGCGCTGGCAGGTGGCGGTGCGTCCGCGGGCATGGTGCTAGGTGTGCCGTTGGCGACATCGGTGGGCACCGCGGCCGGCTGGCGAGTGTCGTTCAGCATGTTGGCTGCGCTGTCGATCCTGACGTTCATGCTCGTGAGCAGATTGCTGCCGAGCGTGGGTCACGAGCCGGCAGCGGGCGGTTCCATCCGCGCGGGCCGCCGCGCGCTCACGGCGGTATCCGCGTCGAATCTGTTCGCATTTCTCGGGCAGTTCACGGTGTACACCTTCGTCAGCGTGCTGTTGCTGTCTAGCGGAGTCAGTCCCGCATTCGTCGGGCCGATTCTGTTGGCGTGCGGCGCATGTGGGCTGATTTCTTTGTGGTGGGTCGGCAGGCATCTCGACCAAAGACCCAGACGAGCCGCCGTGGTGGTGCTGACGATAGTGATCGGCGCAGTCGTCGTACTCGGCAGCACGTGGCCGTCGCTGGTCGCGGTGATCGTTGCGACGGCCGTCTGGAACGGTGCGTTTGGTGGGTTGCCGTCGATATACCAGGCGTGTGCGGTGCGCACGCACGCGGTTTCGCCGGAGTTGGCGGGCGCATGGGTGAACGCGACGGCCAACGCAGGCATCGCCGGTGGCTCGGCGATCGGCGCCGGTCTACTTCAAGTGGCAGGCCTGTCGTCGTTACCGTGGGTTGGCGCATTGCTGATCGGGGTTGGTCTAGCGTTAGTCATACTGTCCCGCAAGGCATTTCCAGCGAAGGCTTAACCAGCAGCGTTCGGCCGCAAGGGCGGGCAGTTGCCCTGCGGGTCGACGGCCAGCTCGAAGTGCCACAGCTCGTTTGCGTAAATCTGGCAGAGGCCGAACTGGGCGCCGTTGCGAATCAACCAATTGTCGGCGTCGACGGGAGCGATGTCGACCGCTTGGCCCACAACATGTTTCGACACGTCAGGCGATGCCACGAACTGCCGAGCGATGTCAACGCTGCCGTAGCCCCGGACTGCGTTGTCGAACAATCGTTGCTGAAAGCCCGTCGACCGCCAACCCGAATTGATCCGCAGGTCCACTCCCTGCTGCTTTGCGGCGTCGGCCGCGTCCTGAACAGCCTTCAGCAGAGCTGGATCGAGTTGCCCCACCGCTGGATTCGACGTGTCGAAAGGGCTGAGCGTCTGGCCGTCTGGAATCCATCCGCCGTAGGTATCGGTGGCTGCGGGGCCGATGGTGAGCGGTGCCGGAGCAGCGGTCGGCTCGGTGGTGGCGATGGGTTCGATCGGCACGGCGGCGGCGCACCCGCTGATGAGCAACGCCGTCGCACTCAACAGACCGCGAGCGTGCGCAAAATGTACGTTAAATGCGGCGTGTCGGCGCGCAGACACGCACGCTCGCGGTAGTGAGGACATCAAGTGTGGGGCGCGAGGATGCAAAACTCGTTGCCCTCCGGGTCGGCCAGCACCACCCACGACTGCTTGCCCTGGCCGATGTCGACATGCCGTGCGCCCAAACCGATCACGCGGTCGACCTCGGCCTGCTGATCGTCGGGCCGGAAGTCGAGGTGAATGCGGTTCTTGACCACCTTTTCGTCGGGCACCGCGAGAAAGAGCCAGTTGGGTCCGGCACCGGGCGGGGCCTCGAGCACCACATCACCATCCTTGTCGACGTGCTGCTGCCAGCCCAGCACTTCCGACCACCACGCACCCAGGGCGTTGGCGTCATGGGCGTCGATGCAGATTTCGTCGAACGTCAGACCCATTCGGTCAACTCCTTCTTCAACACCTTGCCCATTGCGTTGCGCGGCAAACTGTCCACCTTTCGCACCTCGCGGGGGCGCTTGTGCACCGAAAGTTGTTGGGCGACATAACCGATCAGAGCTTGGGGGTCGGCATCACCGACGATGAACGCGACGATGCGCTGGCCGAGATCGTCGTCCGGTGCGCCGATAACGGCCACCTCGTCGACGCCGGCGTGGCCGAGCAACACGGCTTCGATCTCGCCCGCGCCAACGCGAAAGCCGCCGGTCTTGATCAAGTCGACGGATTCACGGCCGACGATGCGATGCATGCCGGAGTCGTCGATCACCGCGACGTCGCCGGTGCGGTACCAGTCGCCGTCGAATGCCTCGGCCGTCGCGTCCGGCCTATTGAGGTAACCATCGAAAATCGTCGGGCTCTGAACCTGCAGGCGCCCAATGGTTTCGCCGTCGTGTGCCACGGTGTCCCCGTCGTCATCCACCAGGCGCGTCTGCACGCCGATCAACGGCAGTCCCACCGATCCGGGCCTGCGCTCGCCGTCGAAGCGGGTGGACAACGTGATCAGCGACTCAGTGGCGCCATAGCGTTCCAACGGTCTGTGCCCGGTTAGCTCCGCGAGCTTGTCGAATACCGGGACCGGAAGGGGGGCGCTGCCCGAAACAAGCAGCCGCGCCGACGACAGAGCCCGCGCCGCAGATTCATCGCCGACGACTCGCGTCCACACCGTCGGTACGCCAAAGTACATCGAGCCACCGGCAGCCGCATATGCGTCGGGCGTGGGTTTTCCGGTGTGCACGAAGCGATTTCCGATCCGCAGCGACCCGAGCAGTCCGAGAACCAGGCCGTGCACGTGATACAGCGGCAGCCCGTGCACCAGAGTGTCGGCCGGCGTCCACTGCCACGCCTCGGCAAGCATGTCGATGTCCGCAGCGACCGCGCGCCTGCTCACCACCACGCCCTTGGGCGGACCGGTGGTGCCAGAGGTGTAGATGATCAACGCGGTCGCATCCGGATGCGGCTCCGGGTAGCGGTGCCATGACCGGGCGTGCAGGCGCACCGGAATATGCGGCAGACCTTCGGTCTCGTCTGGCTTCTCCCCCAGCCATGCCTGCGCGCCGGAGTCGGTCAGGATGTGTCGACGCTCGGCCGCGCCGACGTCGGCGGGCACGGGGACGACGGGAACACCCGCGATCAAGCAGCCGGCGACAGCCAACACCGTCGCCGCAGTCGGAGTCGCCAGCACGGCAACCCGATCGGCGGCACCCACCCGCTCAGCCACCGACGTTGAGGCACCGACGAGATCGCTGCGGCTGAGCGTGGTGCCGTCGATGCGGACCGCGTCATCGATGTCGGCGCCGCCAGCGACAGTCGCGGGGTCCATGGAGGCTAGGAGCACGACGTGAGGTTACCCATTCGCCGCTCGGCGATACTGGGCCGGTGAATCAGATCCATCGAGTGGCCTCGCGCGAGGTGTACCGGAACAACTGGCTGTCCCTGCGCGAAGACCGGATCCGGCGACCTGACGGCACCGACGGCATCTATTCGGTGATCGAAAAACCGACGTACGCGCTGGTGATCGCGCAAGACGGGGATCGCTTCCACCTGGTCGAGCAGTTCCGGTATCCGCTGGGCATGCGGCGCTGGGAGTTTCCGCAGGGCACCGCGCCTGATCGCGAGGAGGCGGATCCAATCGAGCTGGCCCACCGCGAGCTGCGCGAAGAGACGGGATTGCGCGCCGCGTCGATGGAGTTCCTGGGCATGCTCGACGCCGCGCCGGGCATGAGCAGTCAGCGCGGGCGGGTCTTCCTCGCGACGGGACTCACCGAGGGCGCCCACGACCGTGAGCACGAAGAGCAGGACATGCACAGCGAGTGGTTCTCCCGCGATCAGCTGGAACGGATGATCCGCGAGGGCGAAATCACCGATGCACAAACCATCGCCGCGTGGGCGTTGCTGTTGCTGTCAGAGCGGTAGGCAATGAGTTCTCGCCGCGCGCTCGGTCTATATGGGCATGAAGACTAACGCGAAAAACCTCGACTGCTACGGCACCCCGCCCATCGAGTGGGAGCGGGTACAGGAGGTCCTGAACTCCGACATCACGCAGGCCCCGGATACCGGCGGCCCGAACCGACACACGGCCTGGCTGACCACGATCAATCCCGACGGCGCGCCGCATGTCACGCCTGTCGGCGTCATCCAGCTCGACGGCGTCCGCTACTTCACGTCCGGACCCGGTACTCGCAAGTCGCGCAACATCGACGCCGACCCCCGGTGTGTCATCAGCATCGCGACTCAACCATTCGACCTCGTCATCGAGGGCAGCGCCGCACTCGTCACCGATGCTGACGAACTGCGTTCTGTCGCAGACGAATACAACCGCGTCGGCTGGCCGGCGCAAGTAGCCGGCGACGCCCTTACCGCCGAATACAGCGCGCCGTCGGCGGGACCGCCGCCGTGGCATGTCTACAGAATCACACCCGACACCGTGTTCGCGTTCGGCACCGCCGAACCAGGTGGCGCGACCAGATTTGATCTATCGCGATGAGTTTTGAACCACCCGAGGGTCTACCTCGTTGAAACCACTAACCAGTGGTGACGCCGCAGAAAGGGGTGACACGATGACCATGATCTTGGGGATGCTGGCGATGATGCCCGTATTGTTCGCCAGCGCCGGCTACGTCCTCGTGTCATCCGGCGGCACCGCCGAAAGTGAGGAAACGCAACGCCGATGACTGATGAGGAAGCCGTCCGCCAACTCATTCTCCGCTGGGCCGACGCTGGACACACCGGCGACCTCGAAACCGTTCTTGCCGACCATGATCCAGGCATCGTCCAATTCGACGTGCCGCCACCATACGACGGTGTCCGCGGCATCGACGCCTATCGGGACACCTGGCCGGACTTCTTCGAGTGGCAGCGCCAGGGTGCAGTCTTCGAAATCACCGAGCTGGATGTGACGGCGGGTTCGGACGTGGCGTTCGCGTACGCACTGGCGCGCTGCGGTGAACCGGAGGACTTCGAGAAGAACCCGGACAATCGGCTGCGGATGACCTTCGGCCTGCGCAAGCGTGACGGCCGCTGGATCGTCACCCACGAACACGGTTCGTTCCCGCTGGCTGGCTAGTGCCTCGCCGAAACTGCGGAGAGATCGCGATTCCGGAGGAATTCGCGATCTGTGCGCAGTCTCGATGCCCTAGTGCCTGCGCTCCGCGAGCGCCCGCAGGAAGAACGTCAGGTTCGCGGGCCGCTCGGCCAACCGCCGGACGAAGTACCCATACCACTGCGTGCCGAACGGAACATAGACGCGGACGTGGTTACCCTCGTCGGCCAGCCGTCGCTGCTCGGCATCGCGGATGCCGTACAGCATCTGGTATTCGAAATCGTCTACCCCGCGGCCATTCTCGCGAGCCAGCGCAGGCACCGCCTCGATGATCTGCGGATCGTGGGACGCCACCATCGGGTAGCCGGACCCCGCCATCAACACCTCGAGACACCGCAAGTACGACTCGGTGACGTCCTCGCCGGCGCGGTAGGCCACCGACGAGGGCTCGTCGTAGGCACCCTTGCACAACCGGATCCGGGCTCCCGACGCCGCGAAATCGCGGCAGTCGTCCTCGGTGCGCTTCAGGTAGGCCTGCAAAACCGCGCCCAGCCAGTCGAACTCGGTGCGCAGGTCACGCACGATCGACAGTGTCGAATCGGTGCTCGTGTGATCCTCGGCGTCCACCGTCACCCACACGCCAAGCTTCTGTGCACGCTCGC from Mycobacterium sp. JS623 encodes:
- a CDS encoding proline dehydrogenase family protein, with protein sequence MSELFHRVARPAILAASRRDGLRRTAERLPVTRDVVHRFVPGETVADAMNSVEQLRHSGRLVSIDYLGEDVTDVETANATVDAYLGLLDALGTRSEASGRLRPLEVSLKLSALGQALPRDGEKVALENAHTICERAQKLGVWVTVDAEDHTSTDSTLSIVRDLRTEFDWLGAVLQAYLKRTEDDCRDFAASGARIRLCKGAYDEPSSVAYRAGEDVTESYLRCLEVLMAGSGYPMVASHDPQIIEAVPALARENGRGVDDFEYQMLYGIRDAEQRRLADEGNHVRVYVPFGTQWYGYFVRRLAERPANLTFFLRALAERRH
- a CDS encoding pyridoxamine 5'-phosphate oxidase family protein — translated: MKTNAKNLDCYGTPPIEWERVQEVLNSDITQAPDTGGPNRHTAWLTTINPDGAPHVTPVGVIQLDGVRYFTSGPGTRKSRNIDADPRCVISIATQPFDLVIEGSAALVTDADELRSVADEYNRVGWPAQVAGDALTAEYSAPSAGPPPWHVYRITPDTVFAFGTAEPGGATRFDLSR
- a CDS encoding acyl-CoA synthetase — translated: MLLASMDPATVAGGADIDDAVRIDGTTLSRSDLVGASTSVAERVGAADRVAVLATPTAATVLAVAGCLIAGVPVVPVPADVGAAERRHILTDSGAQAWLGEKPDETEGLPHIPVRLHARSWHRYPEPHPDATALIIYTSGTTGPPKGVVVSRRAVAADIDMLAEAWQWTPADTLVHGLPLYHVHGLVLGLLGSLRIGNRFVHTGKPTPDAYAAAGGSMYFGVPTVWTRVVGDESAARALSSARLLVSGSAPLPVPVFDKLAELTGHRPLERYGATESLITLSTRFDGERRPGSVGLPLIGVQTRLVDDDGDTVAHDGETIGRLQVQSPTIFDGYLNRPDATAEAFDGDWYRTGDVAVIDDSGMHRIVGRESVDLIKTGGFRVGAGEIEAVLLGHAGVDEVAVIGAPDDDLGQRIVAFIVGDADPQALIGYVAQQLSVHKRPREVRKVDSLPRNAMGKVLKKELTEWV
- a CDS encoding YybH family protein — protein: MTDEEAVRQLILRWADAGHTGDLETVLADHDPGIVQFDVPPPYDGVRGIDAYRDTWPDFFEWQRQGAVFEITELDVTAGSDVAFAYALARCGEPEDFEKNPDNRLRMTFGLRKRDGRWIVTHEHGSFPLAG
- a CDS encoding NUDIX domain-containing protein, encoding MNQIHRVASREVYRNNWLSLREDRIRRPDGTDGIYSVIEKPTYALVIAQDGDRFHLVEQFRYPLGMRRWEFPQGTAPDREEADPIELAHRELREETGLRAASMEFLGMLDAAPGMSSQRGRVFLATGLTEGAHDREHEEQDMHSEWFSRDQLERMIREGEITDAQTIAAWALLLLSER